AGGGTAGTTAGTCGTTTTGTTGCCCCGACCACAGACATCACTTTCCGGTCGTTCCATCCACAACTCTTGCGTCGACCCTGGCCTGCTACCTAGGCCTTACTTACAACAATATAAAGAAGGTCCGGCAGAGACTTTGCTGCAGCCAGTGAGTGTATATCTATAGCTCCTAGTGGTGATCACAGTTGCCGGTTGCTTATCAATGGAGCAACCAACGCCGAGAACAACGGCAGTCGTGCCATGGTTGCTGCTGCTCTGCCTCGTCTGCAGGGCACCGCAAGCTCGTGCCCAGCCCGACAACAATGGTATGGAAGACATATGAATGTTTAGTTTCCCAGCAAAATTGGTGCACCTACGATTCAATAAATCTCTAATCTATATAGCTGAAAACTGCAGATTTCATAAGCATAGACTGCGGTCTTCCAGGGGAGACAGGCTACAGGGATAACACCACCTCGTTGTACTACACGACGGACGCTGGCTTCATCGACACTAATGCCGGCATAAACCACAACATCTCCGCTCAGTACATCAACCCGTCGATTCCCACGAGCTTGCACAGCGTGCGCAGCTTCCCCAGCGGCGAGCGCAACTGCTACACTCTGGGCTCACTCGTGTCCGGGCTCAAGTACCTCATCCGGGGCCAGTTCTTGTACGGCAACTACGATGGCTTCAACAGGCTACCCATCTTCGACCTCTACATCGGCGTTAACTTCTGGACGACGGTGAACATCTCATCATCCGACGCAGCGGTGTATGCGGAGGCCATCATGGTCGTGCCGGAAGATTCCGTGCAGGTTTGCCTCAAGAACACCGACCGCGGGGTGCCGTTCATCTCTGGGCTGGATGTAAGGCCGCTGACGATCAAGCTCTACCCACTGGCCAACGAGACACAGGCCCTCGTTCTGCTTCACAGGTTTAACTTCGGACCCACTGATGAAACAATTATCAGGTGAGAGAAAGATCTTAAGGACTTGCTCAGTCCATTGAGATCTGGCCACACTCAAATCTTAATTATTTCCATCATCCATCACAAAACGCCGTACTGATTGTTGAATTGAAACAGGTACCCTTATGATCCATATGACCGGATATGGTTCCCTTTTGTCGACATGACAGACTGGGCTGAGATAAAAACTGGGGAAAAGGTGAAAATTGATGACGAGCTCTTCCAGCCGCCCGAGGCAGTGATGCAGACGGCCGTCACGCCGCAGCTCGTCTCCAAGAACATAGAGTTTACCTTGGACCTCCAGAGTTTCCCTAGTGACCTGGGGTACATCCATATGTTGTACTTCTGTGAACTGGAACATCTTCCAACAAATGCACTACGGGAGTACAACATCTACCGGAATGACGTGCTGAGGCACTCAAATTACACTCCGCCATACCTTGTGAACGATTACATCTACTCATCCGAGCCCTTTCAAGTCGACCAGTACAAGGTCTCCCTCAACGCCACCGCTATGTCGACGCTGCCGCCCATCATAAACGCCATTGAGCTATTCGCCGTGATCCCAACTACCATCCAGGGCACCGACACACAGGACGGTGCGATCATATGCATACATGAGCTAGCTCGCTGGTCATTGTCGTAATTTCGTTCATGCATGTCACTGACAATTGTCTTTGGTTTTCTATTAACAGTATCTGCCATCACCGCAATCAAGGAGATATACCAGGTGCACAAGAACTGGATGGGTGACCCGTGCATTCCCAAGGCTCTGTGCTGGGATGGGTTGACCTGCAGCTACGACGTTTCCAAACCTCCAAAAATTAGAAACGTGTAAGTAATTCATATCTATACTGATTTAGGTTGTCTCATAAGACTAAAAGTCTGAAACCGAGCCACTTTGCTCTTAATTTGTAGAAACATGTCCTTCAATGGTCTGCATGGTGGTATATCGCCAAATTTCGCAAATCTAAAGGACGTCCAATACTTGTACGTTCTGTTCTGTAGATCTACCAATTTTACCTTTCCATGTAGTATGTATTGTTTATTTCTTTTCGGCAAAAGTGGTGACAACAAGTATGTTGCAGGGATCTCTCAAACAATAATTTAACAGGATCAATTCCAGACACCCTTTCACGAATACAATCATTAATATTTTTGTAAGTTTTGCAACAACTCTGATTAAGTTAATTTGAATATGTTCCCTTACGGTTTCTTTCACTCATGTCAATAGTATTTTACTTTCTGTAGAGATCTCTCAAACAACAATCTGAATGGATCCATTCCTTATGGACTTATCAAAAAAATTCAGGATGGGTCCTTGGATTTGAGGTCAGTTCCCTCATTTTTCCGATTACATCCTACTGGTACTCAATAAATTCGATTAAGCAACTTGATTTCTTTTTCTTGTAGATATGTCAACAATCCCGATCTCTGTACTAATGGCAACTCATGTCAGCTTGCTGAAGGGCGCACCAAACTAGCCATCTACATAGCTGTTTCTGTAGTTGTGATTGTGGTGTTAGTATTAGTGGCAGTACTATGCTTTTGCTTCCAAAGAAAAAGAAAGCAAGGTGAGTCTTATAAACGAGCATAAACATTCTCGGGTCCACTTCCCCTATCCATGAAAACCCAACATTTATATTTGTCGTGGGCTTGTGCCATTCGGTGCCTATCACAGGATCAATCAATTATTCTGTAAAGCTGACAAGTGATGGCGATGGGAATAGTTCGCTTCGACTTGAGAACCGTCGGTTCACGTACATGGAACTGGAGACAATAACGAACAACTTCGAGCGAGTGCTTGGCCAAGGAGGGTTCGGGCATGTCTTCCACGGCTCCCTGGAAGATGGCACTCAGGTGGCAGTAAAGTTGAGGTCTCATTCTTCAAATCAAGGTGTCAAACAATTCCTCGCAGAGGTAGAACTTTTTGATCTGCTACAAAGAAATTTGTTCCAAGAAATTTCACCAGAACTTCTAGTTTTACTACATAGAAGTTTGTACCaagaaatttcactaagtcctgatCACTTGTCCAGGCTCAAGTTTTAACACGGATTCATCACAAGAATCTTGTGTCCATGATTGGTTACTGCAAGGATGGGGTGCACATGGCACTTGTCTATGAGTACATGCCTCAAGGAACCCTACAAGAGCACATTGCAAGTATGCAAGTTGTTAATTTGACAGTATATAGTTAGAATTTGATCACTATTTGCAATAAGATACATGCATGTCAAAGTGCAAGACGATGGAGTGTTACTTCAGTTGTTATTTATATATTACCATTTGAAGTGTCAACTGGTGTAAAAATTACAATGTCTGTGTATATATTTGTAGGGGAAGACAACAAAGGGCGAGGTTTACCATGGAGGCAAAGACTCCGAGTCGCACTTGAATCGGCACAAGGTACACCACTGAAAATGCAGTCACCTACTCTCAAACATTTTGTGCTTAAAGAATCTTTAACATTGGCTGGACTGATTATGCGCAGGTCTGGAGTACCTACATAAGGGGTGCAGCCCACCTATAATTCACAGGGATGTCAAAACCGCCAACATCTTGTTAAACGCAAGGCTAGAGGCCAAGATTGCCGATTTTGGTTTGTCCAAGGCTTTCACCTGCGACGATAACACCCACGTATCCACCAACACGTTTGTCGGCACACACGGATATGTAGATCCAGAGTACGACTGATCTCTTCCGCTTTTCTCCAAACTAACCTCTAtgcatgcattgtttctaattaaaggtACATGTCTGTAGGTATCAGAGAACAATGCATCCATCGACCAAGAGCGACGTGTATAGCTTTGGTGTCGTGCTACTAGAGCTAGTCACAGGAAAGCCAGCCATCCTACGCAACCCCAGGCCCATCAACATCATCAACTGGGCACGACAACTACTTGCACAGGGCGACATTGAAGGCATAGTGGATGCGCGTATGCAAGGTGATCATGACATCAATGCCGTTTGGAAGACTACAAACATTGCACTCATGTGCACTGAGCAAGCTCCCGCGCAGAGGCCCTCCATGACTGAGGTGGTGATGCAGCTACAGGAGTGCCTCGATCTCGAGGAAGGCAACGGCGGTAGTGGCATGAACCCACACATGGGTTACAATGCTACCATTAACCAGTCCATTGGTGTGAGCCAGAACAACACTATGTTTGAGACAGCGTATAATTATACGACAGGGCCACCAATGGACAGCAGTCCCGCGTCCACCCGATGAAGACGTCTGTGCCAATCCATTCTACTAGCCACCATGAATTCTCTTATTTCACAATCAGATCTCTACAAGAATTTTGAACATGTTCTTACTTAGGTGAGTGATGTTCTCGGAAAACTCTTATATTGTGTTAAAATGAAATATGAATAGAATAAAGGAGAGGTGGTACTTTTTTCCATTTCTGTCACCGGATATTGTGTTTGCAAACTCTCAGTTTAGTTTGAGACAGTGGGTCCAAAATATTATAGTTTAGCATTTAGCAGAACTGTGTTTTTCCCTTGCTAAATACTAGCACTTTTCTTTGTTACTTTCATGTTGATCTTTACTTTCATGCAGTTTTGCAAGATACTAGTTGATAATATCAGACAGTAATCGGCTTGCATCCAAGTCACACCGGACATTTACACTTGGTAGCTAAGATATCTCTTGCCAAAATAAAGCCACTGTAATACTGCTTCGGTTCTCATTTGTGACATTTGAACTGAGCATCAAGAAAAAACAGTTGGAGGCAGTAGTTCACTAATTGTTAACCATCCTATGAAAAATGCTATTGTTTGCTTTACATAATATATGTAAAATACTAACATTAAAGGTTTTTACGATACATCATCTGGTTATTAGAATGCAATCTTGATTGTCCTTGAAAATAGATGTTTGCAATGTTTTGGATAAATAAGAGAAGTCCACGTTACAACCTTGAATTGTCACTAACGTTTAAGAAACTTTCTCGAACTTCAGAACCATCTACTTTACAATCTTAAACCCTTAAAACCGGCCAAATATCAGCCATGTCTCCCTTCAAACAAGTTTAATCTCGGTTTTACTAGTTTTGCCGATTGAATGCCTAGTCAGCATACTAGTCACCCCGCCACGTCACCTACCTACCCAACCaagctctctatctctctctcctcaTCCAAATTAACCACCTTGAGCCATTCACCTCACCCAGCCGCCACTGCGTCCTCGTACACCACCTGACCCTGACACACTGCAGCCAGCACCTCCAACACCGGGGACTGGTGACAGCGCCGTGGTGCCACTCCACGCCTGCAACCCAAACCATCTCTCTTCTTCCCTTCTTTCACTTACCCCAAGTCATTCCCCTCACCAAGCTGCCACCTCCATCAACGCAGGGGCTGCCCTACAGGGTGTGCACCATGCCAAACTGTGCCACCCGCGGCCGCCGGACTACACGCCATGGGACAGCGAGATACATCATCAACACAACGGCGACGAGCAGAGTTCTGGATTTCATCCGAATTTCTGTTCTTCACCCAATATTCGTCCATCTTGTCTGGGACTGGTATAAATATCAGCGGGCCAAATATTTCGGCCTATTTGAATTCCTAGCCCGGCCCAAGGTCCAACGTAGGTCACACATATGCCTAGTGGTATAAAACTCGTCGATCCTCTTTGGCGCCTCAGGCGCCCGTTACTGTGTATTTTACAAACGGGCGCCTGAAGCAGCCCGCACTAGGCCGTCCCATGTCGTTTTTGTCCATGTTTTCGATCCGCAAAAATATTCGCGCTGTCTGCGATTCAAGCCAGCGACCACAATCATCGATATGCACTGGTGTAACCACCCCGTCACCCTGCAGGATATGCTAACTTTCaacatttttcaatttttttccttccttttacttttttcattttctttcctttttccttcttcCCGATTCAATGAATTGTTTGCACATAAGTGAACTTTTTCTACAAATTGATGAACTGATTTTGAAATTAGAGGAGCTTTTTTAAAAATCCATGAACTCTTTTTCTGATTctgtgaatttttttcaaattgctgaactttttttcaaaatcatgaatttttttgaaatacattATTTTTCCCAAAAtcgattttttatgaatttttgaactttttctgaaaatcgatgaacttttttccaaagtGATCAcccttttttcaaaatcaattaaCCTTTTCAACTTTGTCAAcgtttttccaaaatcgatgaacttttcctaATTCGTTCTAGATACATGAACTATTTTCTAATTCATGTTTTTTTTAAATCTGTGAGCTTTCAAATTTTCTTTACATTATTTTCCTAAAAAAATTACATTTTTTCTAAAATGTATGTGCAATAAATAGCGCGGCTACAGTTTGTTCTTATACATTTCGTGTTGTAACCATTCACTAGCTCTAGTGGTTAGGCAACACCGCAACATGCACTATATTTGAAGGGCGCAAGCTCAAATCCTCACGGGAGCGATTTTTTGACGCCGTATAGGAGCTCCCATAAGGGAACTCCTATGTGCCGCCCGCTGCGGCAAATTGCCGAGCGGACGCACAAGCAActccaactgggccggcccattagcgcaaCACAGTGAAAATCGCAAAAAAAAAGTGATCGAGGCAGGGATCGAACAAGAGACCTCCTGTTGTTTTCATGAGTGGCTAGCCAATGGGATAAATATGCTTGTTGGTTTAAGATGGCGCGCGAAACTTTAGGAAATGTCAGATCCGAACATTTTGTCAAATTCCAAACTcaaacaatattttgaaaaacgtgATTTTTTTTGCAAGCGAAtaattctcaaatttgaaaagaaaaataaaaaactcgAACATTTTATGAATATGTGCACAATGTTTTGATAaagggaacattttttaaatatgtgaacaat
This window of the Triticum aestivum cultivar Chinese Spring chromosome 5D, IWGSC CS RefSeq v2.1, whole genome shotgun sequence genome carries:
- the LOC123126207 gene encoding putative leucine-rich repeat receptor-like protein kinase At2g19210 — encoded protein: MEQPTPRTTAVVPWLLLLCLVCRAPQARAQPDNNDFISIDCGLPGETGYRDNTTSLYYTTDAGFIDTNAGINHNISAQYINPSIPTSLHSVRSFPSGERNCYTLGSLVSGLKYLIRGQFLYGNYDGFNRLPIFDLYIGVNFWTTVNISSSDAAVYAEAIMVVPEDSVQVCLKNTDRGVPFISGLDVRPLTIKLYPLANETQALVLLHRFNFGPTDETIIRYPYDPYDRIWFPFVDMTDWAEIKTGEKVKIDDELFQPPEAVMQTAVTPQLVSKNIEFTLDLQSFPSDLGYIHMLYFCELEHLPTNALREYNIYRNDVLRHSNYTPPYLVNDYIYSSEPFQVDQYKVSLNATAMSTLPPIINAIELFAVIPTTIQGTDTQDVSAITAIKEIYQVHKNWMGDPCIPKALCWDGLTCSYDVSKPPKIRNVNMSFNGLHGGISPNFANLKDVQYLDLSNNNLTGSIPDTLSRIQSLIFLDLSNNNLNGSIPYGLIKKIQDGSLDLRYVNNPDLCTNGNSCQLAEGRTKLAIYIAVSVVVIVVLVLVAVLCFCFQRKRKQGSINYSVKLTSDGDGNSSLRLENRRFTYMELETITNNFERVLGQGGFGHVFHGSLEDGTQVAVKLRSHSSNQGVKQFLAEAQVLTRIHHKNLVSMIGYCKDGVHMALVYEYMPQGTLQEHIAREDNKGRGLPWRQRLRVALESAQGLEYLHKGCSPPIIHRDVKTANILLNARLEAKIADFGLSKAFTCDDNTHVSTNTFVGTHGYVDPEYQRTMHPSTKSDVYSFGVVLLELVTGKPAILRNPRPINIINWARQLLAQGDIEGIVDARMQGDHDINAVWKTTNIALMCTEQAPAQRPSMTEVVMQLQECLDLEEGNGGSGMNPHMGYNATINQSIGVSQNNTMFETAYNYTTGPPMDSSPASTR